The following are from one region of the Vibrio hyugaensis genome:
- a CDS encoding DUF3461 family protein: MYPHLTGLGIHEPKQIERYSLRQEAHKDVLKIYFHKQKGEFFAKSVKFKYPRQVKNVLVDSGSHKYKEITEINRNLTLVIDELNKITKPVKTAEVDVKQKILSDLRHLEKVVSSKIAEIEADLEKLK; encoded by the coding sequence ATGTATCCCCACCTCACTGGTTTGGGTATCCACGAGCCAAAACAAATTGAACGTTACTCCCTACGCCAAGAAGCACACAAAGACGTCCTCAAAATTTACTTCCACAAACAAAAAGGCGAGTTCTTTGCCAAAAGCGTTAAGTTTAAATATCCACGCCAAGTAAAGAACGTCTTGGTCGACAGCGGCAGTCATAAGTACAAAGAAATTACTGAAATTAATCGTAACTTAACTCTAGTCATCGACGAATTAAACAAGATAACTAAACCGGTGAAAACAGCAGAAGTGGACGTGAAGCAGAAGATTCTGTCCGATCTTCGTCACCTGGAAAAAGTGGTTTCGAGTAAGATCGCCGAGATCGAAGCGGATCTAGAAAAGCTGAAATAA
- the glnD gene encoding bifunctional uridylyltransferase/uridylyl-removing protein GlnD, whose translation MTLQSPLSFTDEQINIAELKQELEKFSSFQKQEFLNHHPVTNLVLSRAEYMDLLLNRLWQHFGFKDIHNISLVAVGGYGRGELHPLSDIDILILSNNKLPNALEAKISEFITLLWDLRLEVGHAVRTVAECAEIGRADLTVATNLQEARLLCGSEDTFQALKKVVLSDSFWPSETFYRAKIQEQRERHARYHDTTYNLEPDIKSTPGGLRDIHTLSWVARRHFGATSLLEMSRYGFLTDAEYRELVECQDFLWRVRFALHIELRRYDNRLTFGHQAQVAEHLGYVGEGNRGVEMMMKEFYRTLRRVAELNKMLLKLFDQAIINGGASADAEIIDEDFQRRGSLIEARKPALFQARPETILDMFLHIANDSSIEGVSPPTLRQLRTARRRLNKFLHTIPEAREKFMALCRHPNALHKAFSLMHKLGVLAAYLPQWSQIVGQMQFDLFHVYTVDEHSIRLLKHINTFSYAENHSKHPICCEVYPRIQKKELLILAAIFHDIGKGRGGDHSVIGEGEAYDFCIEHGLSKPEAKLVSWLVRHHLLMSVTAQRRDIYDPDVITEFAKQVRDEEYLEYLVCLTVADICATNPELWNSWKRTLLAELFYSTQRALRRGLENPVDVRERIRHNQQMASALLRKEGFSAREIEVLWQRFKADYFLRHTHKQIAWHCENLLRMEDASKPLVLISKKATRGGTEVFVYCPDQPALFATVVAELDRRNFNVHDAQIMTSKDGYVLDTFMVLDQHGKAIEEGRHGAVTKHITHVLEDGRPTKIKTRRTPNKLQHFNVKTKVDFLPTKSKKRTLMEFVALDTPGLLAKVGRTFADLGINLHAAKITTIGERAEDLFILTSDAGGRLSDEQQDELREKLIEKLSDSVSA comes from the coding sequence ATGACTCTTCAGTCCCCTCTTTCGTTTACCGATGAACAGATCAACATCGCTGAACTTAAGCAAGAACTCGAAAAATTCAGTTCATTCCAAAAACAAGAATTTCTTAACCACCATCCGGTCACCAATTTGGTGTTGTCACGCGCTGAGTACATGGACTTACTCCTCAACCGTTTGTGGCAACACTTTGGCTTCAAAGACATCCATAATATATCGCTGGTTGCAGTAGGTGGCTATGGGCGTGGTGAGTTACACCCCCTTTCTGATATCGATATTTTGATTTTGTCGAACAACAAATTACCGAACGCCCTTGAAGCTAAAATCAGTGAATTCATTACTCTACTTTGGGATTTGCGCCTCGAAGTCGGTCATGCCGTTCGAACTGTTGCTGAATGTGCGGAAATTGGCCGAGCGGATTTAACCGTTGCGACCAACCTACAGGAAGCACGTTTGTTGTGTGGTAGTGAAGACACTTTCCAAGCGTTGAAGAAAGTGGTGCTGTCTGACTCTTTCTGGCCAAGTGAAACCTTTTACCGCGCCAAGATTCAAGAACAACGTGAGCGCCATGCTCGTTACCATGACACCACCTACAACCTTGAACCTGACATCAAGTCAACCCCAGGCGGTCTACGGGATATTCACACTTTAAGTTGGGTAGCGCGTCGTCACTTTGGTGCGACTTCATTGCTGGAAATGAGCCGCTATGGCTTTCTTACCGACGCAGAGTACCGTGAGTTGGTTGAGTGTCAGGATTTCTTATGGCGAGTCCGTTTTGCTCTGCATATTGAACTACGCCGTTATGACAACCGTTTAACGTTCGGACATCAAGCACAAGTGGCTGAACATTTGGGCTATGTCGGCGAAGGTAACCGCGGCGTCGAAATGATGATGAAAGAGTTCTACCGTACGCTTAGACGTGTAGCAGAGCTTAATAAAATGCTTCTCAAACTGTTTGATCAAGCGATCATCAACGGTGGCGCCTCTGCAGATGCCGAAATCATTGATGAGGATTTCCAACGCCGTGGTTCACTGATCGAGGCTCGCAAACCCGCGCTATTCCAGGCTCGCCCTGAAACCATTTTGGATATGTTCCTGCACATCGCCAATGATTCGAGCATCGAAGGCGTGAGCCCTCCTACGTTGCGTCAGTTACGTACTGCGCGTCGTCGCTTGAACAAGTTTTTGCACACTATTCCTGAAGCGCGTGAAAAGTTTATGGCGCTGTGTCGTCATCCAAATGCGCTGCATAAGGCTTTCAGTCTGATGCACAAACTTGGTGTACTGGCGGCGTATCTTCCGCAATGGAGCCAAATTGTCGGTCAGATGCAATTTGATTTGTTCCATGTTTATACCGTGGATGAACATAGCATTCGCCTACTCAAACACATCAATACTTTTAGCTACGCAGAAAACCACAGTAAGCACCCGATTTGCTGCGAAGTTTACCCTCGTATTCAAAAGAAAGAATTGCTGATTCTGGCTGCGATTTTCCATGATATCGGTAAAGGACGTGGTGGCGATCACTCCGTTATTGGTGAAGGTGAAGCGTATGATTTTTGTATTGAGCACGGCCTATCTAAACCTGAAGCGAAATTGGTAAGTTGGCTAGTAAGGCATCACTTACTGATGTCTGTGACCGCTCAGCGACGCGATATATACGATCCAGACGTCATCACTGAGTTTGCGAAACAAGTACGTGATGAAGAGTATCTTGAGTACCTCGTATGCCTGACTGTTGCCGATATCTGTGCGACTAACCCAGAGCTTTGGAATAGCTGGAAGCGTACCCTGCTCGCGGAATTGTTCTACTCAACTCAGCGCGCGCTGCGTCGCGGCTTGGAGAACCCTGTGGATGTTCGTGAACGTATACGCCACAACCAGCAAATGGCGTCAGCGCTACTGCGTAAAGAGGGTTTCTCTGCACGCGAGATCGAGGTGCTTTGGCAGCGCTTTAAAGCCGACTACTTTTTGCGTCATACCCATAAACAAATTGCTTGGCATTGTGAGAACTTGCTGCGTATGGAAGACGCAAGTAAACCACTGGTTCTGATCAGCAAAAAAGCCACGCGTGGTGGTACCGAAGTGTTCGTCTACTGCCCAGACCAACCAGCCCTATTCGCGACGGTGGTTGCAGAGCTCGATCGTCGTAATTTTAACGTTCATGATGCGCAGATCATGACCAGTAAAGATGGCTATGTACTCGATACCTTTATGGTGCTAGATCAACACGGTAAAGCAATTGAAGAAGGTCGTCATGGCGCTGTCACCAAGCACATTACTCACGTATTGGAAGACGGTCGTCCGACAAAAATCAAAACACGTCGTACACCAAATAAACTTCAGCACTTTAACGTCAAAACCAAAGTCGACTTCCTGCCAACTAAGAGCAAGAAACGCACTTTAATGGAGTTCGTGGCGCTTGATACGCCCGGGCTTCTCGCCAAAGTGGGGCGTACGTTTGCAGACTTAGGCATTAACTTACACGCCGCTAAGATCACCACAATTGGGGAACGTGCAGAAGATTTGTTTATCCTCACAAGTGATGCCGGTGGCCGTCTGAGTGATGAGCAACAAGACGAATTGCGCGAGAAGCTGATTGAAAAGTTGTCCGATTCTGTTTCTGCTTAA
- the map gene encoding type I methionyl aminopeptidase, which produces MSIKIKTAEEIERMRIAGKLAADVLEMIEPHIKAGVTTEALNQICHDYALERGAYSAPLDYHGFPKSICTSINHIVCHGIPATQDEKGANGQMKPAVLKDGDIINVDITVIVPNDENADLSVRPQGYHGDTSKMFLVGDVSPANKRLCMVAQESLYIGMRQVKPGATVGDIGTAIEKYIKENNKNNPRNKFSIVKDFCGHGIGDEFHEEPQVVHYKNKDRRVLKEGMCFTIEPMINAGKFGCTVDAQDDWTVYTGDGKNSAQWEHTIVVTKDGCEVLTLRSDDTIPRLMKNA; this is translated from the coding sequence ATGTCAATCAAGATTAAAACTGCTGAAGAAATCGAACGCATGCGCATTGCGGGCAAGCTAGCCGCAGATGTTCTAGAAATGATCGAACCACACATCAAAGCTGGTGTAACGACGGAAGCGCTAAACCAAATCTGTCACGATTACGCTCTAGAAAGAGGCGCTTACTCTGCACCGCTTGATTACCATGGATTCCCTAAATCAATTTGTACGTCTATCAACCACATCGTTTGTCACGGTATCCCTGCGACACAAGATGAGAAAGGTGCAAACGGCCAAATGAAACCAGCGGTACTTAAAGATGGTGACATCATTAACGTTGATATCACGGTTATCGTGCCTAACGATGAAAACGCAGATCTAAGCGTTCGTCCACAAGGTTACCACGGTGACACTTCTAAGATGTTCCTAGTTGGTGATGTTTCACCTGCAAACAAACGTTTGTGTATGGTTGCTCAAGAGTCTCTGTACATCGGTATGCGTCAAGTTAAGCCTGGTGCAACAGTTGGTGATATCGGTACAGCAATCGAGAAGTACATCAAAGAGAACAACAAGAACAACCCACGCAACAAGTTCTCTATCGTGAAAGACTTCTGCGGTCACGGCATCGGTGATGAGTTCCACGAAGAGCCACAAGTGGTTCACTACAAGAACAAAGACCGTCGCGTACTAAAAGAAGGCATGTGTTTTACTATCGAGCCAATGATCAACGCAGGTAAGTTTGGCTGTACAGTCGACGCACAAGATGATTGGACGGTATACACTGGCGATGGTAAAAACTCGGCACAGTGGGAACACACCATTGTGGTGACGAAAGACGGTTGTGAAGTGCTAACACTGCGCAGCGACGATACGATTCCTCGTTTAATGAAAAACGCGTAA
- the rpsB gene encoding 30S ribosomal protein S2 yields MATVSMRDMLKAGVHFGHQTRYWNPKMKPFIFGARNRVHIINLEKTVPMFNEALAELAKVGEKKGKVLFVGTKRAASEAVKEAAIASNQYYVNNRWLGGMLTNYKTVRQSIKRLKDFEAQAQDGTFEKLTKKEALMRTREMEKLEKSLGGIKDMGGLPDALFVIDADHEHIAIKEANNLGIPVYAVVDTNSNPDGVDYIIPGNDDAIRAVQLYLNAAASAVTEGRNKDVAVVAEKDGFVEAE; encoded by the coding sequence ATGGCAACTGTATCAATGCGCGATATGCTGAAAGCTGGTGTTCACTTCGGTCACCAAACTCGTTACTGGAACCCAAAAATGAAGCCATTCATCTTTGGTGCTCGTAACCGCGTTCACATCATCAACCTAGAAAAAACTGTACCAATGTTCAACGAAGCTCTAGCTGAACTAGCTAAAGTTGGCGAGAAGAAAGGTAAAGTTCTATTCGTAGGTACTAAGCGCGCTGCATCTGAAGCTGTTAAAGAAGCTGCAATCGCAAGCAACCAATACTACGTTAACAACCGTTGGTTGGGCGGCATGCTAACGAACTACAAAACAGTTCGTCAGTCTATCAAGCGTCTAAAAGATTTCGAAGCACAAGCACAAGACGGTACTTTCGAAAAACTAACTAAGAAAGAAGCTCTAATGCGTACTCGTGAAATGGAGAAGCTAGAGAAATCTCTTGGTGGTATCAAAGATATGGGCGGCCTACCAGACGCTCTATTCGTAATCGACGCTGATCACGAGCACATTGCAATTAAAGAAGCTAACAACCTAGGTATTCCAGTATACGCTGTGGTAGATACTAACTCTAACCCAGACGGCGTTGACTACATCATCCCAGGTAACGACGACGCGATCCGCGCAGTTCAACTATACCTAAACGCTGCTGCATCTGCAGTAACTGAAGGCCGCAACAAAGACGTTGCAGTAGTTGCTGAAAAAGACGGTTTCGTAGAAGCTGAATAA
- the tsf gene encoding translation elongation factor Ts encodes MATVTAALVKELRERTGAGMMECKKALVEANADIELAIENMRKSGAAKAAKKAGNVAAEGAIIIKEENGVAVLLEVNCQTDFVAKDGNFTAFAEKVALDALATKATAEELVAKFEEERVALVAKIGENINIRRVAYVQGTAIASYRHGEKIGVVVAGEGDAETLKHVAMHVAASKPEFVNPEDVPADVVAKEKEVQVEIAMNEGKPQEIAEKMVIGRMKKFTGEISLTGQAFIMEPKKSVGEMLKEKGASVATFVRLEVGEGIEKAQEMSFAEEVAAAQKG; translated from the coding sequence ATGGCAACTGTAACTGCTGCTCTAGTTAAAGAACTTCGCGAGCGCACTGGCGCTGGCATGATGGAATGTAAGAAAGCGCTTGTAGAAGCAAACGCTGACATCGAACTAGCAATTGAAAACATGCGTAAATCAGGCGCAGCGAAAGCAGCTAAGAAAGCTGGTAACGTTGCAGCTGAAGGCGCAATCATCATCAAAGAAGAAAACGGCGTAGCTGTTCTTCTTGAAGTTAACTGCCAAACTGACTTCGTTGCTAAAGACGGTAACTTCACTGCATTCGCAGAAAAAGTAGCACTTGACGCTCTAGCGACTAAAGCTACTGCTGAAGAGCTAGTTGCTAAATTTGAAGAAGAGCGCGTAGCTCTAGTTGCTAAAATCGGCGAAAACATCAACATCCGTCGCGTTGCTTACGTACAAGGTACTGCAATCGCTTCTTACCGTCACGGTGAGAAAATCGGTGTAGTTGTTGCTGGTGAAGGCGACGCTGAAACTCTTAAGCACGTTGCTATGCACGTTGCTGCTTCTAAGCCTGAGTTCGTTAATCCAGAAGACGTACCAGCTGACGTAGTTGCTAAAGAGAAAGAAGTTCAAGTTGAAATCGCTATGAACGAAGGCAAGCCTCAAGAGATCGCTGAGAAGATGGTTATCGGCCGCATGAAGAAATTCACTGGCGAAATCTCTCTTACTGGTCAAGCTTTCATCATGGAACCTAAGAAATCTGTTGGCGAAATGCTAAAAGAGAAAGGTGCTTCTGTTGCTACATTCGTTCGCCTAGAAGTAGGTGAAGGTATCGAGAAAGCTCAAGAAATGAGCTTCGCTGAAGAAGTAGCTGCAGCTCAAAAAGGTTAA
- the pyrH gene encoding UMP kinase, which yields MTTNPKPAYQRILLKLSGEALQGEEGFGIDPAVLDRMAQEVKELVELGVQVGVVIGGGNLFRGAGLAEAGMNRVVGDHMGMLATVMNGLAMRDALHRAYVNARVMSAIPLKGVCDDYNWADAIRELRQGRVVIFSAGTGNPFFTTDSAACLRGIEIEADVVLKATKVDGVFTADPVANPDAELYDKLSYTEILDKELKVMDLAAFTLARDHKMPIRVFNMNKPGALRRVVMGEAEGTLICTDA from the coding sequence ATGACTACGAACCCTAAACCAGCGTATCAACGTATTCTATTAAAACTGAGTGGTGAAGCTCTTCAAGGCGAAGAAGGTTTCGGTATTGACCCTGCGGTTCTTGACCGTATGGCTCAAGAAGTTAAGGAGCTGGTTGAACTGGGTGTTCAAGTTGGTGTGGTAATCGGTGGCGGTAACCTATTCCGTGGTGCTGGTCTGGCTGAAGCGGGTATGAACCGCGTTGTGGGTGACCACATGGGTATGCTAGCAACAGTAATGAACGGTCTAGCAATGCGTGACGCACTTCACCGCGCATACGTAAATGCTCGCGTAATGTCTGCAATTCCTCTAAAAGGTGTGTGTGACGATTACAATTGGGCAGACGCTATCCGCGAACTTCGCCAAGGCCGCGTAGTAATCTTCTCGGCAGGTACAGGTAACCCATTCTTCACAACAGATTCAGCGGCTTGTCTACGCGGTATCGAAATCGAAGCTGACGTAGTTCTAAAAGCGACAAAAGTTGATGGTGTATTTACTGCTGACCCAGTAGCAAACCCAGACGCAGAGCTGTATGATAAGCTATCTTACACTGAAATTCTGGATAAAGAATTGAAAGTGATGGACTTGGCTGCGTTCACTCTTGCTCGTGACCACAAAATGCCAATCCGCGTATTTAACATGAATAAGCCAGGCGCACTACGTCGCGTGGTAATGGGCGAAGCTGAAGGCACTTTGATCTGCACTGACGCGTAA
- the frr gene encoding ribosome recycling factor → MINEINKDAQERMDKSVEALKNNLSKVRTGRAHPSLLSGISVEYYGAATPLNQIANVVAEDARTLAITVFDKELTQKVEKAIMMSDLGLNPMSAGTIIRVPLPPLTEERRKDLVKIVRGEAEGARVAVRNIRRDANSDLKGLLKDKEISEDEDRKAQDEIQKLTDVAVKKIDDVLAAKEKELMEV, encoded by the coding sequence GTGATTAACGAAATCAATAAAGACGCGCAAGAGCGCATGGACAAAAGCGTTGAAGCGCTAAAGAACAACCTTTCTAAAGTTCGTACTGGCCGCGCACACCCAAGCCTACTATCTGGCATCTCTGTAGAATACTACGGCGCAGCTACTCCTCTTAACCAAATCGCTAACGTTGTTGCTGAAGACGCTCGTACTCTAGCAATCACAGTTTTCGACAAAGAACTAACTCAAAAAGTTGAAAAAGCGATCATGATGTCTGACCTTGGTCTAAACCCAATGTCTGCTGGCACAATCATCCGCGTTCCACTTCCACCGCTAACAGAAGAGCGTCGTAAAGACCTAGTTAAGATCGTTCGCGGTGAAGCTGAAGGCGCACGTGTTGCTGTTCGTAACATCCGTCGTGACGCAAACAGCGACCTAAAAGGCCTTCTAAAAGATAAAGAAATCTCTGAAGACGAAGATCGTAAAGCACAAGACGAAATTCAAAAACTGACTGACGTAGCAGTTAAGAAGATCGACGACGTTCTTGCTGCAAAAGAAAAAGAGTTGATGGAAGTTTAA
- a CDS encoding isoprenyl transferase: MQNSQAFSDSLPKHIAIIMDGNGRWAKSKGKPRVFGHKKGVNAVRKTVAAASKLGIKAMTLFAFSSENWRRPEEEVGLLMELFISVLSSEVKKLHKNNLRLRVIGDTSRFSERLQGKILEAEALTAGNTGMVINIAANYGGKWDITEAAKSLALKARNGEIRVEDINEQLITQHLTMADLPEVDLLIRTSGECRISNFMLWQMAYAEMYFTPEYWPEFDEDSLVEAVTWFINRERRFGCTGEQVKALMAAQ; encoded by the coding sequence ATGCAAAATTCTCAAGCCTTCTCTGATTCCCTTCCTAAACATATTGCCATCATTATGGACGGTAATGGTCGTTGGGCTAAGTCCAAAGGAAAGCCTCGTGTATTCGGTCATAAAAAGGGCGTAAACGCCGTTCGTAAGACTGTTGCAGCCGCTTCCAAGCTTGGCATCAAAGCCATGACTTTATTCGCTTTCAGTAGCGAAAACTGGCGTCGTCCAGAAGAAGAAGTCGGCCTTTTAATGGAGCTGTTCATTTCTGTCTTATCGAGTGAAGTGAAAAAGCTGCACAAAAACAACTTACGCCTACGTGTCATTGGCGATACCAGCCGTTTTAGTGAACGCTTACAAGGTAAAATTCTTGAAGCGGAAGCTCTAACTGCCGGCAACACGGGAATGGTGATTAACATTGCAGCCAACTATGGCGGTAAGTGGGACATCACAGAGGCGGCCAAATCGTTAGCGTTAAAAGCGCGTAACGGTGAGATCCGTGTAGAGGATATCAATGAGCAGTTGATTACCCAGCATCTGACTATGGCAGACCTACCAGAAGTCGATCTATTGATTCGTACTAGTGGTGAGTGTCGCATCAGTAACTTCATGCTGTGGCAAATGGCTTATGCTGAAATGTACTTTACTCCTGAGTACTGGCCTGAATTCGATGAAGACAGCTTAGTAGAGGCTGTGACTTGGTTTATCAACCGAGAGCGTCGTTTTGGTTGTACTGGTGAACAAGTGAAGGCATTGATGGCTGCTCAATAA
- a CDS encoding phosphatidate cytidylyltransferase, producing the protein MKQRIITALILAPLVILGIFKLPLMGFIIALTAITLLGFWEWTQFTESKSRIAALVPAAVVTGLSFLFISPDAASLNQLAAPHYTVLALGFAWWIIASGMAITYPKTTNLWQSSKVLRHVFGFLTLIPFLWSVIILRASDFAVDPYHGAKLVLYVCFLVWAADSGAYFAGKSMGKRKMAPHVSPNKTIEGLIGGIVAALIVGWLFAGWFDIQFTSPIHMVVITLITVVISVLGDLVESMFKRVSGIKDSSNIIPGHGGILDRVDSLTAAFPVFALLYYVF; encoded by the coding sequence TTGAAACAGAGAATAATAACAGCACTAATTTTAGCTCCCCTGGTTATTTTAGGTATTTTTAAGTTACCACTAATGGGCTTTATCATCGCATTGACCGCGATAACCCTATTAGGCTTTTGGGAGTGGACTCAGTTTACAGAAAGCAAATCTCGCATTGCTGCCCTTGTTCCGGCTGCCGTTGTTACCGGACTTAGTTTTCTATTCATTTCGCCTGATGCAGCAAGCCTTAACCAACTGGCAGCTCCGCATTACACCGTTTTAGCACTCGGTTTTGCTTGGTGGATTATCGCAAGCGGAATGGCAATTACTTACCCTAAAACCACTAATTTATGGCAAAGCAGTAAAGTGTTGCGCCATGTCTTTGGTTTCCTTACGTTGATCCCTTTCTTATGGAGTGTGATCATTCTTAGGGCTTCTGATTTTGCAGTAGATCCATACCACGGCGCAAAACTTGTGCTGTATGTTTGCTTCTTGGTATGGGCTGCTGATAGCGGTGCTTACTTTGCTGGTAAAAGCATGGGTAAGCGCAAAATGGCGCCTCATGTGAGCCCAAACAAGACGATAGAAGGCTTGATTGGCGGCATTGTCGCAGCATTGATTGTTGGCTGGTTGTTCGCCGGTTGGTTTGATATTCAATTTACCAGCCCAATTCACATGGTGGTCATCACATTGATTACCGTCGTGATTTCTGTACTTGGTGATTTGGTTGAAAGCATGTTCAAACGTGTGTCAGGTATCAAAGACAGCAGCAACATCATTCCCGGTCACGGCGGTATCCTAGATCGTGTCGATAGCCTTACCGCTGCATTCCCAGTATTTGCTCTTCTTTACTACGTATTCTAA
- the ispC gene encoding 1-deoxy-D-xylulose-5-phosphate reductoisomerase: MQKLTILGATGSIGASTLKVVEQNPELFSIVALAASTNVEKMVALCRKWQPKYAVMADKAAAVALSTELASISLKTEVLGGVDALCHVSALEEVDSVMAAIVGAAGLLPTMAAVKAGKRVLLANKEALVMSGQLFIDAVEEHGAELLPVDSEHNAIFQCLPQQVQTNLGRCNLEEHGISSILLTGSGGPFRYTDIAELDKVTPAQAIAHPNWSMGPKISVDSATMMNKGLEYIEAKWLFNAAREQLKVIIHPQSVIHSMVQYRDGSVLAQMGEPDMATPIALTMSYPSRVDAGVKPLDFTQVGELTFLQPDFARYPCLKLAIDACYEGQHATTALNAANEIAVDAFLNNRLGFTDIARINESVLNKITASHKSENVNSLESLIELDRMARTIALEFLRERS, translated from the coding sequence ATGCAAAAGTTAACGATTCTTGGTGCAACAGGCTCAATCGGTGCAAGCACACTAAAAGTGGTTGAACAAAACCCTGAGCTGTTTTCTATCGTCGCATTAGCGGCTAGCACTAACGTTGAAAAGATGGTCGCACTTTGCCGTAAATGGCAACCAAAATATGCTGTGATGGCGGATAAAGCGGCGGCAGTGGCATTAAGCACCGAGCTTGCTTCAATCTCGCTAAAGACAGAAGTATTAGGTGGTGTTGACGCACTTTGCCATGTTTCTGCCTTGGAAGAAGTCGACAGCGTAATGGCTGCGATTGTAGGCGCTGCAGGTTTGTTACCAACCATGGCAGCGGTAAAAGCGGGCAAGCGAGTGCTGCTAGCGAACAAAGAAGCGCTTGTGATGTCAGGTCAACTGTTCATTGACGCAGTTGAAGAACATGGCGCAGAGTTACTTCCTGTAGACAGTGAGCACAATGCGATTTTCCAGTGCCTCCCGCAACAAGTTCAAACTAATCTAGGCCGTTGTAACTTAGAAGAGCATGGTATTTCCTCGATCCTGCTGACTGGTTCTGGTGGTCCATTCCGCTATACCGACATTGCAGAGTTAGATAAAGTGACGCCAGCACAAGCGATTGCTCATCCTAACTGGTCAATGGGGCCAAAAATCTCGGTTGATTCTGCAACCATGATGAACAAAGGCCTTGAGTACATTGAAGCAAAATGGCTATTTAACGCCGCTCGTGAACAACTGAAAGTGATCATTCACCCTCAGTCTGTCATTCACTCCATGGTTCAATACCGCGACGGCTCTGTACTGGCGCAAATGGGGGAGCCAGATATGGCAACCCCGATTGCATTAACCATGTCATATCCATCCCGTGTGGATGCGGGAGTGAAACCGCTCGACTTTACTCAAGTAGGTGAATTGACATTCCTTCAACCAGATTTTGCACGCTATCCGTGTTTGAAGCTGGCTATCGATGCGTGCTACGAAGGTCAACATGCAACAACGGCTCTGAATGCAGCGAACGAGATTGCCGTTGATGCTTTCCTAAATAATCGACTTGGTTTCACAGATATCGCTCGCATCAATGAGTCAGTTTTGAACAAAATAACTGCAAGCCATAAAAGTGAGAATGTGAATAGCTTGGAAAGCTTGATAGAGCTAGATAGAATGGCACGAACTATCGCCTTAGAATTTTTACGCGAGCGTAGCTAA